TGATGTGGCGTGACGCGCCCGTCGCCTATGGACCGCACAAGACCCTGTACAACCGCTTCGTCCGTTGGAGCGAGGCCGGAGTGTTCGACCGGATCTTCGCCACCCTGGCCGCCGAAAGCACGGCCACCCATACGGTGATGATCGACGCCACCCATCTCAAGGCCCACAGGACGGCGGCGAGCCTGCTCAAAAAGGGGCTGTTCCCCGCCGTATCGGGCGCACCAAGGGCGGCCTGAATTCGAAACTGCATGCCGCCTGCGATGCCGATGGAAAGCCCCTGATCCTGCTGCTGACCGAAGGACAAGTCAGCGACTATCGCGGCGCCGACACCATGCTCCCTGCATTCCCTGATGCCGACGACCTGATCGCCGACAGGGGATACGACAGCGACCGTTTCCGCCAGGCCCTGCTTGATCTCGGCATCGAGCCCTGCATTCCAGGTCGCTCGAACCGCAAAGAGG
The sequence above is drawn from the Magnetospira sp. QH-2 genome and encodes:
- a CDS encoding IS5 family transposase (programmed frameshift); its protein translation is MQSHHFWLSDKQFERLQPLLPNKTRGVPRVDDRRVISGIIHVLRHGLMWRDAPVAYGPHKTLYNRFVRWSEAGVFDRIFATLAAESTATHTVMIDATHLKAHRTAASAQKGAVPRRIGRTKGGLNSKLHAACDADGKPLILLLTEGQVSDYRGADTMLPAFPDADDLIADRGYDSDRFRQALLDLGIEPCIPGRSNRKEEILYDKALYKQRNLIERMFGRLKDWRRIATRYDRCAHTFMSAICIAATVIFWL